The region TCATAGTCTAAGCTCAGGAAACCATAGTTATGTGGGTTTGTCTGCTTGGAAATGTAGCTGGTGTCCCCCTGTTAGTCCCTGGAGCAAGATGTGGACTGCAGGATAACATCTACAGCGGAAACACCATGGAGAAGATGTGAACCTCAAAACCTCAACAGGTGTCATGAGCACTTGGAGGCTATCAAGGACACTAAGTCCATTCAGGAGGGACTCTGCACAGCTCCACCACATCACTGTTTCTGGCTGTGATGGCTTTTAGTCAGGACACGAGTGGAGAATGGTAAGGGGTGAGATACTCATGAAAATATCCTGAGGATTCAAAGATGCATGCAAACCACCCACTGCAGTAGAAGTTCATTTCAAAGATACTGAATCCAACCTGGCATGAATGCCATCTCCCActttacaaataaaaccaaactgagGTCCATCTTTGCGTCCTCAGGTTCCCCAAAAGATCTCCACCTCTTGCCAAGCCCTCAGCGATGCTCTGCTGACCCTACCTTCCCCAGACTGAGGATTCAGCCCCAGGAAGTTGGAACCAAGGAATTGGTCTCCAAACCCCATCTATAGTCTGGCTTGATTACTCCTGCCAGGGAGCCTCCTGGGCAAAATGACTTTGAGGACACACTCCAGGAGCACCACCAGATCCCACCACCTTGCAGAGCTCTCCAGACTTTTCATTTATCAAGGACACGAGTGAAAATTGGAGGAATAATTGGGTTGGAGCAGCGTAAATGAGATTGGTTTGAGGTTTTGTTATGTATCTAGATGCTCCTGAGATGCAGGTGGGTGCACTATTCACAAATTGCTAATATTGTAATTAAATCTGGATTTAGCCCTTTCTAATTACCATCCAACGGCTTTCACTTAAGGGTGGTTAGGGGACCGTGAAGATATTTACATAGCAATCTGGAGCAAGAGGACATTGGTCTGGGAGGATATTTGGAGAAGTAGTTTAGTAGCTATGAATTGCTCCCCAAAGGGAATGTCCCCCTCCATTGACCACAGAGCCAGGTGACAATGCCTTCTCAGGCCACCTGCCTGGATGTCCCAGTCCACACAGCCCCCAAGGGCTGTCATTTTTCCCCTTGGCCTCAGCCACACTTGACAAAGCCTCCAAAAGAAGCTATGAGGTTTAGAGGTGATGGTCTTAGGGATGGAGAGGGCAAGGAGATGGGCTGCACATGGAAGCAGCCCAGGTATGGTTGAAGTAGTCACCTGGTTGTCCATGTAAAAGGGTGGTACGTTGGCCAACATACCTAGACATACCTAAGCATGGTGCATGGAGCAGTCGTGGGCTGCTTCTGAGATGGAATTAAGAGCCAGAGGCCAACTTGCAGGGGTGGCACCCAAGGAAACTCCTGAGCAGCCTGTGATGTTGCCCAGTCCAGTCCCATGCACGTTGTCTTCCTGGTtgccagctcctcctgcaccAGCTGAGCCATGTACCAGGCTTGACCTGATAATCCTGGAGGAAGAAGACAGAAGAGATACAGGTTGGGATCCTCTGTGGTTGTGTTTGCATTTGGGCATTCCCACGTttgagagagctgctgctggccctACCTGAGATCTGCTCCTCTGCCTTGGCTGTGCACTACATCTTCACCTTGGGTGGTGTAGAGGGGCAGATGGAAACTTCCACTCCCTCAAGAGCACGACCTAGGCATTGGAAAGGAAATATCTAAGGATGGGTCAATATTGAATCATGGGAAGCTCCTCCAGACCTGGGAAGAAAAGACTGGTCTTCCTCCAGAGTTTCTCCACCAGGCCTTGAAACAATCACACAACAAACTTCACAGGGTGAAAACTCTTGTCTACGCAAATCTGTCGTACAATCTCCATCTGCTGCGACCTGCAGCGTGCAACAAGGGGATTCAAAAGAGTTGAGATGCTCTATCGGGAAAATAACATGTGGGTCTCTCAGCTCAAGGCAAAAAAACATCATGGAGAGCATCTCTGGGGAGCACCTCTGGGTGGGGAGCACCTCTGGGTGGGGAGGACCTCtaggtggggagcagggcagcacGTTCAGATGTGTTCAATATCGGTAGTGGCTTTGCCTGTTGATTTATTGCAGGAGTTTTGCACTTACCACCAAGAATAACATTAAGGAAGGGGAAGACCTTGTTATAACTTCAAAGTGCAAGTGAGTTATTGTTGATACTACTCTGTTAATACACTAATATTTTTCAGACTAAttaagtgtttcatttttatttacttttttctcatGGGGTCCGAGATGGAAAAATATCATTGTAATAGATGTCAACAGGCTCCGAAGAATGAGAATTTGATCTACTACGTCTGAAAACAACTTCAAATCAATGCtaattttaaagacattacGCTCTGGAAATTTTAATTCAATACAATAAATTATCTTAGGTTTTTTAATAGTGCGGCCTTGTTTATATAAATTACATCCTCGAAGCTTaccagtttggaaaaaaataataaggaaaagaaatggagaagggTAGATTAGATGAAAGGTAGAGAGTAAACAAAGTATCAATTGTATTTAAATCTCAGTGGGGCAGAAAATCTATTTATTTGTAATATTAAATGGATCTCCTCTATGATTATGGAGATGACTTTCTGGGTGAAAGGTAAAACTATTGGAAAATTACCAGAGATTTAATAATGTTAGGAAATTGCTTGAGACCAACCATTACTCTCAACTACTTGTCGCCAAGCACAAAACATTTCCAAGGGAGctttatttcctctctcttaAATTGGGATAAGGAAACCAAGAAAAGGCATAAAAACTTAATTAAGCTTCAtttatccttctttttttaGAGTAAACCTAATGAAAACCAGGGTGGATTTTCTCCTGAATATCATCTTATTTTTGATTTACCCAATGTTACAGAAAATAGACAAATTCTAAAGGAATTTGTGCCtatgaaaatgcagcagcagttttgtgGCTTGAGTAGAAGATGCTGGAAGTTTCCAAAcccctgttttattttcccatagCAAACAGGCATATTCCATTGGGTTTGGGTAGAACAGTCCTTTCTAATCCGAATTAAATCTTAATGAGCAACAAAGGAAGTATTTCTAttgagagggaagaaaatctttgtAACTCGGGAATCTTAAAAGCtcataatgtaaaataaatggaaaagtaCGACAAGCTCTTTCTTACCCTTCCTGGAGAAATCCAAAAAGTATCACAAGTTTATATGAAtaatgcagcagcagagctacaTTATGTAAAGATACGTGAGGGCTGCAAGCTGTCACACTTGGTGTCCCCCTCCATCTGATCTGGAGTCACTAATGGATACTTATTCCTCGTTTTTTATCCCAGTGTCTTTGAACTTCATGAATCTCTAAAACATTGGTaggcaaatcccatcccaaccttcctcccctccctgcgtcattggaaggggctgcccagggaggtggtggagtcaccatctctggaggtgtttaagaaaagcctggacatggcacttagtgccctggtctagttgccatggtggtgtcagggcaatggttggactcgatgagcccagagggttcttccaacctcattgattctgtgattctatgatttcttaCTATGATGAAAGACATGACGTTGACCTACATCAGCCAAAAAAATTACCGTGAAAATCCTTTGCTTTTATGTACCAGGAAACGACCTGGAAGTCAAAAGAAATTCTacattttcatctgaatttcagcaacagcagcagaaattgaCTGCGTGCTGCAATGACCGTGGGAAATGCAGTGAGCTGCACGTAGCCGACCAGAGGTAAAACGTGGGCATGAAAAACGGTGATGAGAATGACTTTGGGTAGCAGAGATTGTAATAACCTGGCAACGGAGAGATGGGTGATTGACTGCTtctgagggaagggaagggaagggaagggaagggaagggaagggaagggaagggaagggaagggaagagaagagaagagaagagaagagaagagaagagaagagaagagaagagaagagaagagaagagaagagaagaggagaggagaggagaggagaggagaagagaggagaggagaagagaagagaagagaagagaagagaagagaagagaagagaagagaagagaagagaagagaagagaagagaagagaagagaagagaagagaagagaagaggagggaagggaagggaagggaagggaagggaagggaagggaagggaagggaagggaagggaagggaagggaagggaagggaagggaagggaagggaagggaagggaagggaagggaagggaagggaagggaagggaagagaagggaagggaagggaaaggaagggaagggaagggaaggggaaggagaaggaaggagaaggaaggagaaggagaaggagaaggagaaggagaaggagaaggagaaggagaaggagaaggagaaggagaaggagaaggagaaggagaaggagaaggagaaggagaaggagaaggagaaggagaagggaagagaagggaagagaagagaagagaagagaagagaagagaagagaagagaagagaagagaagagaagagaagagaagagaagagtacaggagtactgtgtccagttctcgGCCCTCcggttcaagaaagataaggaattactggagagagtccagcggaggggtacaaagatgatcaaaggactggagcatctctcttatgaggagaggctgagggagctggggctgttcagctggagaagagcagactgaggggggatcttatcaaggcctacaaataccttaggggtgggtgtcagggggatggggccagactcttctcagtggtgcccagtgacaggacaaggggcaacgggcacaagctgaaacatgggaagttccatctgaatatgaggaggaacttctctggtgtgagggtgccagagccctggcacaggctgcccagggaggggggagtctccttctctggagatattcaaacccacctggacacgaccctgtgcgacgtgctctgggtgaccctgctttggcaggggttgggctgggtgatctccagagggcccttccaaccccaaccactctgtgattgagaagagaagaagagaagagaagagaagagaagagaagagaagagaagagaagagaagagaagagaagagaagagaagagaagagaagagaagagaagatgaaaagaagagaaatgggCATTTCCATAATGCTGCTCATCTTCTCCTTGGTACAGAATGGGGTAGAGAAGCTTCATCCCCCAAAATGCCCCTTTTCCCCATGGTCCAGAAAAGGCACCCAGGAGGATCAGTGCAGATTGAGGGGCATGAAGAGCACCCAAAGCTAGGTGAGACAAATCCTTGCCCTTCGTGGCCAGAGCTGAAGAGCGCGCTGCCTATAGACATAATCCACATCATCAACAGAGAATCCAAATCATCTTAATTGCAGGTTAGAGAGAAGAGGGGCCGAGCTGTGTGTTGCAACGTGCTCGGCTCTGCGAGATTTCATCCAACGTGTTTTGCAGAACCTCTGCAAAGCTCCTTAGAGATACGTCTTCCTGCACATCAGCCTGCTTCCTTACTCCCTCTTCATCCTTGCAGGTGTTTTGACCAGCCCCACCATggaaagctgcagcagcaatGCTTCCACTAAAGTCTTTTTCTTGGTGGGGTTTCCAGCTCTCCAGGATTTCCAGACCCCCCTCTTCGTTGTGTTCTTGCTATTCTACCTGCTGATCCTGGTTGGTAATGCCATTATCATCACCGTGGTTGTGGTCGACCGTACGCTCCACAAACCCATGTACTTTTTCCTGATTAACCTCTCCGTGTTAGACGTGCTATTCACGACCACCACCATCCCCAAAATGCTGGCGATGTTCCTGGCCAACACTAAAACCATCTCGTTTCGGGGCTGTTTTCTACAGATGTACAGTTTTCATGGGCTGGCGGTAACCGAAGCGTTTCTCCTGGTGGTCATGGCTTACGACCGCTACGAGGCCATCTGCAACCCCCTCCATTACCCAGCCAAGATGACAAGAAGAGTAAATATCCAGCTGGCAGCGAGCGCCTGGATCACTGCACTGCTACTACCCGTGCCCGTCGTCATGCAAACCTCTCGGCTAGCTTATAGGGACATAACCAGGGTTCACCACTGCTTTTGTGACCACCTGGCAGTGGTACAAGCCGCATGCTCGGACTTCAGTGCTGATTTCCAGACCTTCTTGGGGTTCTCCATTGCTATGACACTGTCAGTCATCCCTCTGTTTCTCGTCACCCTCTCATACGTCCACATCATCCTCTCCATACTAAAGATCAACTCCAAAGAAGGACGCACGAAAGCTTTTTCAACATGTACTTCCCATCTGCTTGTGGTGGGCACTTACTACTCCTCCATCACTGTGGCGTACGTGTCCTACAAAGTGGACATCCCCGTTGATGTCCATGTCATGAGCAACGTTGTCTTCTCTATTTTGACTCCTTTGTTAAACCCCATCATTTACACTTTACGGAACAAGGAAGTAAAATCTGCCATTAAAAGGTCTATTTGTCTGAAAATCTTTCCCCTTTCTAAAAAACTCAATTTATTTGGGTAAAATTTACAGCAGTGCAGAAGCTTCATGCTATTATTATTTCAGTCCTCTGGTTAATTAAGACATCATCACCTTTGGAGTTCTGTTTGGTATACCCTACGTTCATGTATTTCAGCttatttctgtgaagttttTAGTAGATTTGCtgtaatatttataattttgtaGTTTGGTTTCTATCCTTGAGTGTCTAAATCACAAATGCACTAAATAAAGCTGAACTAGAGCACTACCATGTTTTACACTTTCCCCTTCACATTGCACCATGGAGGAGGCATTATTTTAACTCTTCCATTTAAGAC is a window of Nyctibius grandis isolate bNycGra1 chromosome 2, bNycGra1.pri, whole genome shotgun sequence DNA encoding:
- the OR2AT4 gene encoding olfactory receptor 2AT4, whose product is MESCSSNASTKVFFLVGFPALQDFQTPLFVVFLLFYLLILVGNAIIITVVVVDRTLHKPMYFFLINLSVLDVLFTTTTIPKMLAMFLANTKTISFRGCFLQMYSFHGLAVTEAFLLVVMAYDRYEAICNPLHYPAKMTRRVNIQLAASAWITALLLPVPVVMQTSRLAYRDITRVHHCFCDHLAVVQAACSDFSADFQTFLGFSIAMTLSVIPLFLVTLSYVHIILSILKINSKEGRTKAFSTCTSHLLVVGTYYSSITVAYVSYKVDIPVDVHVMSNVVFSILTPLLNPIIYTLRNKEVKSAIKRSICLKIFPLSKKLNLFG